The Antechinus flavipes isolate AdamAnt ecotype Samford, QLD, Australia chromosome 4, AdamAnt_v2, whole genome shotgun sequence genomic interval TTATCATAGACATGATACCAACGGAAAGCAGGATGAGAATGAGCACACCAGCAGAACAGGTAAGGGTGGTGATAACTATGATAAAGctgaagagagacaaagaggagaaatGAGCAAAGCCTCCCCATTTGGATTCAGTACTATGCCATGAAGTGACCCTGCCTACCTTCTATACTTTCCTTGCTTCAACTCCTTCATCTTCCCTTTGTTCCAATCTCCAAAGTCCATGTATTCTCAGGCTATGGATACCATATGGCCCCTCTTACATGGCTAATCTCTTAGAATTACCAGTCTTACATACTGGTTTCTTACTTACCTGGTGTTGTCATTAATTAATGGACTGATGGTAGTATTGCTATttcctagaaagaaaaaagaaaatgtggtaGCCTGATTGAAGTTCAAATAAGCACATgtaatctctagttctttccCCAGATCTAAAGTCCTAAGATTCTTATAATCATATTAAGGGaaacatatgtttaaaataactaatatttcaTTGCCAGTCACATAGGAAGCCCATCACCTAAAATGTCCTGTAAAGTTGCTAGTGTAAATATCATTACCCCATTTTCAGATGTGAAAGCTAAGACTCAGAgatataaaatgacttgcctgaatTCATACAATTATTAAGAGGAAAAGCCAGGATCAGTTTCCAAGATTTCTGGtttcaaattcagtgctttttcaTTAGGGACAGAAGAACTGAGAGGGGATAGAATCATCAATAACAAAGAGCTTCTAAAATGGAACAATTAGAAGGATGGAAGGTGCAATTAGATAGATGGATATGAttagataggtgttattattagaAGATGTAGAAGGATGATTATGAATTAGGGAGCGTGTGGAAGACACactaaaatttcctctaagaactgctttggctgtatcccataaattttggtatgttgccacattattgtcattcttctggatgaaattatcaattgtgtctatgatttgtttttttttttttatccactcattctttagaattagattatttagtttccaactaatttttttatctatttttcctgaccctttattatatgtaatttttattacatgatctgaaaaagatgcatatactatttctgtctttctgcatttgattttgaggtttttatgccctaaaacatggtcaatttttgtgtaaatttcatatattatcaagaaaaaatgtatattcctttctgtccccattcaattttctccacagGTCTAACATACCTAACTTTTCaaacattctatttacctctttaacttctttcttatttattttgtggtttgatttatctaggtCTGATAGAGtgaggttgagatctcccattattataggtttgctgtctatttcttcttgcagctgtcTTAACATTTCCTTtgggaatttggatgctataccacttggtgcatacatgtttagtattgatattactttattacctatggtgccctttagcaagatgtagtttccttccttatctcttttaattagatctatatttgcttttgcttgatctgagatcaggatcactacccctgcttttttttttttaacttcagctgaagcataatagattctgctttagGCTTTTagctttactctgcatgtatcactctgctttaaatgggtttcttgtaaaaaaatattttgtaggattctggcttttaatccagtctgttatctgcttccattttatggagaattcactccattcacattcacagttaaaatgactaactgtatttcccactatcttgttttcctcaaattatacttttctctttatttttccccttttccttccctcagtgtttttcttctgatcaccacctctcaatcagccctctctttttacagcccttccccccttttttatacctttccccttctacttttgttcttccttctattagtctccccctttcctttcacttttcccctcctacttctctatcaaactatatatgtatgatttctctctttgagccaaatctgaagaaattaagattcacataatgctcattacccctctcttctttccctcaattgtaataggtcttttttgcctcttcatgtgatgcaatttatcccattttacttcccctttcctcttcttccagtacaatcccctttccactctgattttcttttctgtatcacaataaagtcaaattataactACATCCTCTAAATATatccctaacaaagatacagGTCTCAAGAGTTAAACTTAACATCTTTGTGGAAGGTACTCTAGTGGAAAAGGTTAGCACATATTTTGCAtaaagtaagtgtttaataaatgacttttaattgaattgaaattaatttgtGCATGCATTATGCCATCTCATTAGGTCACAAGATCCATGAGAGGAAGTACCATATTTTAACTAGCTTTTTAAACTTGCCCTCAGCACTTAGCATGCTGTATTTCACaaagttggtgcttaataaatgcttgtggcaTTTATTTGAACATTTGGAAGCACATAAAGGTTTGGAATTGGCTAGACAGAAAGGAGGGTATATAGGAGATGGagctattatttgttattttgatGCCAAATGAAGAAGTAGGAAATATCTGTGGGGCAAGCCTCCTGGAAACGTGCCTTAAGATCAATTTTATAATACAAGATAGCAAAATAATACAAGGAGCAATTATGATGAATTTAGCTGTGTAGAAGAGAGAATTAGTTATTATAGTGATTTCTTCACCTGCTGAATGAATGCATACGTTAAAAATTTTTTGCCCTCTAAGTTTTGGTGCCCTGAGAAAAATTCTTGATTCCTCTCCATTGTTACATCTCTGGTGGGAAATGATGCTTGCTTTTGATCAATATTGTGTAGGGAGATCAGAAGATGAAGAGTCAGAGGTGTAAGTCTGATCTCCCTCCAGTTAAGTACCAAGGCCATGACTCACTATGACAGGTTATTAACATTGCAATAGAATTTATCCTAAGACCTCTGGGCATGGATGCCACAAAAAAGCTGCTCCTAACAGcaatctaatttccttttctccccctttatAAAGTAGAGATGAATGATTTATCACTTGCATTCAGGAATTCTTTTCCAGTAAAGTGGAAAGGCAAGATTTCTGGTACTTGGAACTGACTTCTCAGAGACATGAGTTAGTTTAGAGGTATCAGCCATTGTGGAGTGGAATGGAGAAATTGTTGAGAAAGGAGGAAGCCATCTAAGATCAATCAGGAAATAATGACATCAGGAGATAAACACCAATATCTATTGAGCCTTTTGTTTCCTTAATAACTTTGAAATTGCTATCACTCATACTTCTTCTGGCCCTTTTCCTGCTTCCCTGCTGAGATAATTGACACAGTTACTCATATTTTTGTGAACAGAGAACAGAGGGAAAGCCAgaccaacataataaaaatgataatcctATGTAAGCTAATATACTTAATCAGTGCCAGTGATAATCATACCAATAGAACTATCAAAAGAATACTTTATAGAGCTACAAAAATGACCCTAAATGCCTTTTCTCAGCCTGAATCCTCCCCTCACTGCCTTCATCCTGTATCAGAGAGTCATACATTataaccaagattttttttttgaaaaaaaaaaagagaaaaaaatcagcaaaacattaataatttttaaaaatctgttgtcATATTGCAATAGTCTTTTAGATGGCCTTACTGCTTTCAATCattttccctttccaattcatcTTCACCATAACAGCTGAAGCAATATCCCTACAACCATGTTGAAGTGATAAAATGTCTGTCACTCCCTTGGTCTAGAAGCTTTAGCCACTACTTATTGCTTCCAGAGCTAAATATAAACTTTTATCCATATTCAACATTCACAACCCTTCATGTTCTGGCTCAAGCCtatcttttcagatttctttttttcaaattacttctTTGATTCAGTATTTTTGGCTTTGTATTTTTCAGTGTTGGACAGTTGTCATTTAGTTTTTAGTTATTTAGTTTTAGTCAGttattctaattctttgtgagcccatttgaagtttcttggcagagatactggagtggtttgccattttctcctccaatttatttttacagatgaggaaactaaggcaaaaagagtgaagtgatttgtgcaggatcacacagctagtaagtctaaCTTCAAGCCTTGTGATCTATCCACTATATTACCTAGCTTCCATGCCTTGTACAGAATAGAAGCCTAATCAATGATTGTTTCACTGAATTGAATAGCTACATGTCAGGAGAGCATCCCAGCATGAAGCTAGCAGGATAGCTACTGTGTCTGGGCATAAGATTGTCAACTCCTTAAAAGCAAGGACTGTGTTTTGAAGCTGGTTTATGCTGAGCAAATGTTTATTAGATTAAATTGGATTTAACTCAATCCAATTATTATTTCCAATGTACAGAGTTTAAGAAAAACAGTTCCTGTGCTTAAGGTGCTTACATTcccttagagagagagagagagcatttatGCAGATGAACATAAGGTAATACTAAGAGGAAAAAATCACTGACAAGTGGGAGCCCAGAAGGGTGGTACCTTTAGTTCTAATGCAGGTGACTGACACCTGAGTCAAAAGGGAGATTGAGGGATTCTTagaggcagaggtaaggagaAGATACCTTCCATGAATAGGTCTCAGCCTTTGCAAAAGCACTGAGGTGGGAACTGGAAAGCTAAATTTAGACCATTTGGATCTAAAATacatgattttgttgttattgttgttgtttggttggttggttgggtTTTTTAAGAGGTAATGCCCtgggttacatagctaataagtgtctgaaaccatatttgaactccggtcctcctccttgtagggctagtgctttatccagtgggccacttagctgccccttacATGAAGTCAATAAGTCAAAAACGATTATATATTATGAATCTGGAAAACTGAAGGGATAGAGGCTCCTTCAATAGAAATAAGAAGGTTTAGAGGGGGAAAATAAGCAGTCCTGTTTTAGACAAGCTATGTTTGAGACGCCTGCGGGACATCCAAGTAGAAATGTCTAGcaagtaaaataaagataaagaacaagattaaaatgataaaaatagatttagaagttaTCTGCATTTAAAGGATAAATATTATCATGGGATCTCAAAAAGCATTGAATTCAACCCTTCACAATAGGAAATGGAGGATTATGAAGCTCACTTGGGTAGTAACCATCAAACTaggttagaaaagaaaagaaagaaagaaagaaagaaagaaagaaagaaagaaagaaagaaagaaagaaagaaagaaagaaagagaaagacacatagaaagaaagaaagagaaagaagaaagaaagaaagagaaagaaaaaagaaagaagaaagaaaaagaaagaaagaaagaaagaaagaaagaaagaaagaaagaaagaaagaaagaaagaaagaaagaaagaaagaaagaaagaaagaaagaaagaaagaaagaaagaaagagaagtttgGCACTCAAATCTGGGTTCTCTGACTATCTGTGCTGCTAAACTGCCAAGGGTGGTCCTATGGTTTAGCCTGTCTTACCTCTACAGAGTGGGAAGTCATTCTTCAATGAAGTATTAAGGGTTTGGAAGTCCTCAGCCTTATTTTTCTGTGTGCAATTCTTTCCTCTGCCAGCTGTGGTTTTTTCCCAGAGTTCAAGGCTCCTAACACAATCATTCCCTTCTAACCTGCATGGAAGGTGCTCTGAGGTGTTGTGTAGTGGGTAGCAGACACACCATACCAAGGGATTTTCCATTGTCTTCTCTTCCATGGCTCCAGATGCTCCAGGGAGACCTGCTGGAATAGAGAGAAGTATAGACTCTCAGTATTTAAGGGAAGTCCACCCCAAGTCAGAATTAATCAAAGAATCGGCAAGTAGTTATTAAGTACCAATTATGGATAGATCTGGTCATGCCATTTAGAGATATTATGAGGAATTCTTGTACCTGAAGCAAATTCAGGTAAGACAGAGCAAAAGTAGAGGCTAGACAGCAGGGAGGGGGACAGTTTGACCTTGGATATAGTTTTGCCAAC includes:
- the LOC127559946 gene encoding uncharacterized protein LOC127559946, which produces MALLLLMLVAAGLPGASGAMEEKTMENPLVWCVCYPLHNTSEHLPCRLEGNDCVRSLELWEKTTAGRGKNCTQKNKAEDFQTLNTSLKNDFPLCRGNSNTTISPLINDNTSFIIVITTLTCSAGVLILILLSVGIMSMIMKNWRNKRIFKKQKRWDNILFKSKAVHYQPDAIYSNVISLVAQKEDDFAIYANVPCFQCPRKVSPVVTYAPDQMEHASVVFL